The Geodermatophilaceae bacterium NBWT11 genome has a segment encoding these proteins:
- a CDS encoding molybdopterin-dependent oxidoreductase, translating into MTIAPPDPTTTTPGTRSVVRGACPHDCPDTCAMLVTVEDGRAVKVAGDPDHPYTAGGLCVKVNNYLDRVYDPGRVLFPMRRTGPKGSGQFERISWDDAIAEIATRLEDTVAEFGPESVMPVSYLGTQGILNGLNVGDPFFAKLGATVAERTYCDSGSCTAYAMTIGDTAGVDPESLVHSRFILIWACNVQSTNLHLWPYITEARKRGAKVVVVDPVKTRTAAAADQHIALRPGTDGALALAMAHVVIAEGLTDDDYVEHFTVGYPEFAERVEQYTPEWAEGETGVPAETIRTLAREYATAQPSVIRIGVAVERHAGGGQAVRALSCLPGLVGAWRKPGGGILQLPLWAFPVNWGAFMHPEMLTPGTRVVNQFRLGSALAGELDGPPLKALFVYNSNPVVVCPDQDKLIAGLQREDLFTVVSEQFMTDTADYADIVLPATTQLEQDDVMFSWGHLFVTYNHRSIEPLGEAVPNTEVFRRLAAAMGFDDPVFRRTDAEMIAEAFDWSHPHMQGITVEKLQELGWMRLNVPSPDAYAPHAEGGFPTASGKVEFLASAAAGGNFVVPLFRQGSNDHQPGQAVDPLPHYIPPRENAAGDPSLSTRYPLNLLTPKSHAYLNSSFGNHEFHRKVQKEATLVLHPDDAAARGITDGAQVQVFNDRGRFTVVAKLDRTLLPGVVVSAMGSWRKHSRAGATLAAVNPTAFADLGNAPTFSDTLVEVEIA; encoded by the coding sequence ATGACGATCGCGCCGCCAGACCCCACCACGACGACGCCGGGCACGAGGTCCGTCGTCCGGGGTGCCTGTCCGCACGACTGCCCCGACACCTGCGCGATGCTGGTGACCGTCGAGGACGGCCGCGCCGTGAAGGTGGCCGGCGACCCCGACCACCCGTACACCGCCGGCGGTCTGTGCGTGAAGGTCAACAACTACCTGGACCGGGTGTACGACCCCGGCCGCGTGCTGTTCCCGATGCGCCGCACCGGCCCGAAGGGCAGCGGCCAGTTCGAGCGGATCAGCTGGGACGACGCGATCGCCGAGATCGCCACCCGGCTGGAGGACACCGTCGCCGAGTTCGGGCCCGAGTCGGTCATGCCGGTCAGCTACCTCGGCACCCAGGGCATCCTCAACGGCCTCAACGTGGGCGACCCGTTCTTCGCGAAGCTCGGTGCCACGGTCGCCGAGCGCACCTACTGCGACTCCGGCTCCTGCACCGCCTACGCGATGACGATCGGCGACACCGCCGGGGTGGACCCCGAGAGCCTGGTGCACTCCCGGTTCATCCTGATCTGGGCCTGCAACGTGCAGAGCACGAACCTGCACCTGTGGCCCTACATCACCGAGGCGCGCAAGCGCGGCGCCAAGGTCGTCGTGGTCGACCCGGTGAAGACCCGGACGGCGGCCGCCGCCGACCAGCACATCGCGCTGCGCCCGGGCACCGACGGCGCCCTCGCGCTGGCCATGGCGCACGTGGTCATCGCCGAGGGGCTGACCGACGACGACTACGTCGAGCACTTCACCGTCGGCTACCCCGAGTTCGCCGAGCGCGTGGAGCAGTACACCCCGGAGTGGGCCGAGGGCGAGACCGGCGTCCCGGCCGAGACCATCCGCACCCTGGCCCGGGAGTACGCGACCGCCCAGCCCTCGGTCATCCGGATCGGGGTCGCCGTCGAGCGGCACGCCGGCGGCGGCCAGGCGGTCCGCGCGCTGTCCTGCCTGCCCGGCCTGGTCGGCGCGTGGCGCAAGCCCGGCGGCGGCATCCTGCAGCTCCCGCTGTGGGCCTTCCCGGTCAACTGGGGTGCGTTCATGCACCCGGAGATGCTCACCCCCGGCACCCGCGTGGTGAACCAGTTCCGGCTGGGCTCGGCCCTGGCCGGCGAGCTGGACGGACCACCGCTGAAGGCGTTGTTCGTCTACAACTCCAACCCGGTCGTGGTCTGCCCCGACCAGGACAAGCTGATCGCCGGGCTACAGCGCGAGGACCTGTTCACCGTGGTCAGCGAGCAGTTCATGACCGACACCGCGGACTACGCCGACATCGTGCTGCCGGCGACCACCCAGCTCGAGCAGGACGACGTCATGTTCAGCTGGGGCCACCTGTTCGTGACCTACAACCACCGCTCGATCGAGCCGCTGGGCGAGGCGGTGCCCAACACCGAGGTGTTCCGGCGGCTGGCCGCGGCGATGGGCTTCGACGACCCGGTCTTCCGGCGCACCGACGCCGAGATGATCGCCGAGGCCTTCGACTGGTCGCACCCGCACATGCAGGGCATCACCGTCGAGAAGCTGCAGGAGCTCGGCTGGATGCGGCTCAACGTGCCCTCGCCCGACGCGTACGCCCCGCACGCCGAGGGCGGCTTCCCGACCGCGTCGGGCAAGGTCGAGTTCCTCGCCTCCGCGGCGGCCGGCGGGAACTTCGTCGTCCCGCTGTTCCGGCAGGGCTCGAACGACCACCAGCCCGGGCAGGCCGTCGACCCGTTGCCGCACTACATCCCGCCGCGGGAGAACGCCGCCGGCGACCCGTCGCTGTCGACCAGGTACCCGCTGAACCTGCTGACGCCCAAGTCGCACGCCTACCTGAACTCCAGCTTCGGCAACCACGAGTTCCACCGGAAGGTGCAGAAGGAGGCCACCCTCGTCCTGCACCCCGACGACGCGGCCGCCCGCGGCATCACCGACGGCGCCCAGGTGCAGGTGTTCAACGACCGCGGCCGGTTCACCGTGGTCGCCAAGCTCGACCGCACCCTGCTGCCCGGGGTGGTGGTCAGCGCGATGGGCTCGTGGCGCAAGCACAGCCGGGCCGGCGCCACGCTCGCCGCGGTGAACCCGACCGCGTTCGCCGACCTGGGCAACGCCCCGACGTTCTCCGACACCCTGGTGGAGGTCGAGATCGCCTGA
- a CDS encoding deoxyribodipyrimidine photo-lyase, whose translation MPTAVSWFRRDLRLADNPALLAARDVGDVLPLFVLDPAIWEKSGDPRRHFLAGCLAELHEATDGRLVVRRGRPEDVVPAVAREVGAQSVHVAGDTGPYGRKRDRAVEKALGDVELVRTGSAYAVAPGTITKDDDTPFKVFTPFSRRWREHGWPDPAPRPTKVSWAHAESEDLPEAPDLGDTEVLEAGEKAARKQWKRFLDERIADYDDQRDRPDLDTTSRMSAHLHFGTVHPRTLLHDIAESGQKGAGVDTYVTELCWREFYADVLWHRPETAREYYNDELAGMTYATGKAADEDFEAWATGHTGFPAVDAAMRQLLAQGWMHNRMRMITASFLVKDLHQEWTRGARYFMQHLVDGDLASNNHGWQWVAGTGTDAAPYFRVFNPVTQGKKFDPDGEYVRRWVPELRDLDAKHVHEPWKAPDGVPEGYPEVMVDHKHEREVALDRYAKARGK comes from the coding sequence GTGCCGACTGCCGTCTCCTGGTTCCGCCGCGACCTCCGCCTCGCCGACAACCCCGCCCTCCTCGCCGCCCGCGACGTCGGCGACGTGCTCCCGCTGTTCGTCCTCGACCCGGCGATCTGGGAGAAGTCCGGCGACCCGCGGCGGCACTTCCTGGCCGGCTGCCTGGCCGAGCTGCACGAGGCCACCGACGGGCGCCTGGTGGTCCGGCGCGGCAGGCCCGAGGACGTCGTCCCCGCCGTGGCCCGTGAGGTGGGCGCGCAGAGCGTGCACGTCGCCGGCGACACCGGCCCGTACGGCCGCAAGCGGGACCGGGCCGTGGAGAAGGCCCTCGGTGACGTCGAGCTGGTGCGCACCGGCTCGGCCTACGCCGTCGCCCCGGGCACGATCACCAAGGACGACGACACCCCCTTCAAGGTGTTCACCCCGTTCTCCCGGCGCTGGCGCGAGCACGGCTGGCCCGACCCCGCGCCCCGGCCCACGAAGGTCAGCTGGGCGCACGCCGAGAGCGAGGACCTCCCCGAGGCCCCCGACCTGGGTGACACCGAGGTGCTGGAAGCCGGTGAGAAGGCGGCCCGGAAGCAGTGGAAGCGGTTCCTCGACGAGCGGATCGCCGACTACGACGACCAGCGCGACCGCCCCGACCTGGACACCACCAGCCGGATGTCGGCGCACCTGCACTTCGGCACCGTCCACCCGCGCACCCTGCTGCACGACATCGCGGAGTCCGGGCAGAAGGGTGCCGGGGTCGACACCTACGTCACCGAGCTGTGCTGGCGGGAGTTCTACGCCGACGTGCTGTGGCACCGGCCCGAGACCGCCCGTGAGTACTACAACGACGAGCTCGCCGGCATGACGTACGCGACGGGGAAGGCCGCCGACGAGGACTTCGAGGCCTGGGCCACCGGCCACACCGGCTTCCCCGCCGTCGACGCCGCGATGCGCCAGCTGCTGGCGCAGGGCTGGATGCACAACCGGATGCGGATGATCACCGCCAGCTTCCTGGTGAAGGACCTGCACCAGGAGTGGACTCGCGGCGCGCGGTACTTCATGCAGCACCTGGTCGACGGCGACCTGGCCAGCAACAACCACGGCTGGCAGTGGGTCGCCGGCACCGGCACCGACGCCGCGCCCTACTTCCGGGTCTTCAACCCGGTCACCCAGGGCAAGAAGTTCGACCCGGACGGCGAGTACGTGCGCCGCTGGGTCCCCGAGCTGCGCGACCTGGACGCCAAGCACGTGCACGAGCCGTGGAAGGCCCCGGACGGCGTCCCGGAGGGCTACCCCGAGGTCATGGTGGACCACAAGCACGAGCGCGAGGTCGCCCTGGACCGCTACGCGAAGGCCCGCGGGAAGTAG
- a CDS encoding N-acetyltransferase, producing MTSSTREIRVEDAPARNRFEVSVDDQVVGLASYHVEGDVMTLPHTEVSPAVAGQGLGTTLVAAVLASARERHLTVLPYCSFVRHYLHEHPAEVDLVAEADRPHFGLELTSN from the coding sequence ATGACGAGCAGCACCCGCGAGATCCGGGTCGAGGACGCCCCGGCCCGGAACCGTTTCGAGGTCAGCGTCGACGACCAGGTCGTCGGGCTGGCCAGCTACCACGTCGAGGGCGACGTCATGACGCTCCCGCACACCGAGGTGTCGCCGGCCGTGGCCGGTCAGGGCCTGGGCACCACGCTGGTGGCCGCCGTCCTCGCCAGTGCCCGTGAGCGGCACCTGACCGTGCTCCCCTACTGCTCCTTCGTGCGGCACTACCTCCACGAGCACCCGGCCGAGGTCGACCTGGTGGCCGAGGCCGACCGCCCGCACTTCGGCCTGGAGCTCACCTCCAACTGA
- a CDS encoding deaminase, whose protein sequence is MGTIQIELFATLDLVAQAPGGPEEDTDGGFRFGGWQAPLVDEVAGAQVAAAYEGCDALLLGRRTHAIFSAYWPHQDDEFAQLFHRIPKYVASRGTPDLSWAGSAQLGPDLPAAVREVRDRHEKVVVVGSVDLVQTLLREQLFDRLDLWLHPIVLGTGKTVFSGGAVPTNLTLLAPPVASPKGSVHLQYGLAAGVPATGDMTTAG, encoded by the coding sequence GTGGGCACCATCCAGATCGAGCTGTTCGCCACCCTCGACCTCGTCGCGCAGGCGCCGGGCGGCCCCGAGGAGGACACCGACGGCGGCTTCCGCTTCGGCGGCTGGCAGGCGCCGTTGGTCGACGAGGTCGCGGGCGCACAGGTCGCTGCCGCCTACGAGGGGTGCGACGCGCTGCTGCTGGGCCGGCGCACGCACGCCATCTTCAGCGCGTACTGGCCGCACCAGGACGACGAGTTCGCGCAGCTGTTCCACCGGATCCCGAAGTACGTCGCCTCCCGCGGCACGCCGGATCTCTCGTGGGCCGGCTCGGCGCAGCTGGGCCCGGACCTTCCGGCCGCCGTCCGCGAGGTCCGGGACCGGCACGAGAAGGTGGTGGTCGTCGGCAGCGTGGACCTGGTGCAGACACTGCTCCGCGAGCAGCTGTTCGACCGGCTCGACCTCTGGCTGCACCCGATCGTGCTCGGCACCGGCAAGACGGTGTTCAGCGGCGGTGCGGTGCCGACGAACCTGACCCTCCTGGCCCCGCCGGTGGCCAGCCCGAAGGGCAGCGTCCACCTGCAGTACGGCCTGGCCGCGGGCGTCCCGGCGACCGGGGACATGACGACGGCCGGCTGA
- a CDS encoding phosphate acetyltransferase → MARSVYVASVEGHSGKSIVALGLLTTLAREVGRVGVFRPIARSTTEPDHVLDLLLQHATAEVDPADAVGVGYDDVHTDGDAALARVVERFKAVEARCDAVVVVGSDFTDVSSPTELSYNARIAANLGTPVVLVLGGRDAAGAEHLGQAPARPPADLAAVAEPALRELAAEHAGVLAVVLNRADPDRLEEGLAAVRGVTDLPVWGIPEEAFLIAPTFASVAAAVDGELVAGDPELMSREAMAVVVAAMSMVNVLPRITEGSVVVVPGDRPDVVLAVMTAHASGTYPSPTGILLNGGIDLPEPFVRLIAGIGSSLPIVRTALGTFDTTARVIRTRGLMAADSPRKTETSIAMFDEAVDTRELLDRLAVVPSDVVTPLMFEHVLTERSRAAQQHVVLPEGDDDRVLRAAAIVLSRRIARLTLLGEESRVRGRASELGLDIAEAAVVDPFDEELRGRFAEEYARLRAHRGMTVEAARDVVPDVSYFGTMMVQLGLVDGMVSGAAHTTAHTIRPAFEVIRTRPGVSVVSSVFLMALADRVLVYGDCAVNPEPDAAQLADIAISSAATASRFGIEPRIAMLSYSTGDSGSGADVEKVRAATALVRERAPELVVDGPMQYDAAADPTVGASKMPGSAVAGRATVFVFPDLNTGNNTYKAVQRSAGAVAMGPVLQGLNKPVNDLSRGATVRDIVNTIAITAVQAAGS, encoded by the coding sequence GTGGCCCGCAGCGTCTACGTCGCCTCCGTCGAGGGGCACTCCGGCAAGTCGATCGTCGCCCTGGGTCTGCTGACCACGCTGGCCCGCGAGGTCGGCCGGGTCGGGGTCTTCCGGCCGATCGCCCGCAGCACCACCGAGCCCGACCACGTGCTGGACCTGCTGCTGCAGCACGCCACCGCCGAGGTCGACCCGGCCGACGCCGTCGGGGTGGGCTACGACGACGTGCACACCGACGGCGACGCCGCCCTCGCCCGGGTCGTCGAGCGGTTCAAGGCCGTGGAGGCCCGCTGCGACGCGGTCGTCGTCGTCGGCTCGGACTTCACCGACGTCAGCTCCCCGACCGAGCTGTCCTACAACGCCCGGATCGCGGCGAACCTGGGCACCCCGGTGGTGCTCGTGCTGGGCGGGCGGGACGCCGCCGGCGCCGAGCACCTCGGCCAGGCGCCCGCGCGCCCCCCGGCCGACCTGGCCGCCGTCGCCGAGCCCGCCCTGCGCGAGCTGGCCGCCGAGCACGCCGGGGTGCTCGCGGTGGTGCTCAACCGGGCCGACCCCGATCGGCTCGAGGAGGGGCTGGCCGCCGTCCGCGGCGTCACCGACCTGCCGGTCTGGGGCATCCCGGAGGAGGCGTTCCTCATCGCCCCGACGTTCGCCTCGGTCGCCGCGGCGGTCGACGGCGAGCTGGTCGCCGGTGACCCCGAGCTGATGAGCCGGGAGGCGATGGCCGTCGTCGTCGCCGCGATGTCGATGGTCAACGTGCTGCCCCGGATCACCGAGGGGTCGGTCGTCGTCGTCCCCGGCGACCGGCCCGACGTCGTGCTGGCGGTGATGACGGCGCACGCCTCGGGCACCTACCCCTCACCGACCGGCATCCTGCTCAACGGCGGCATCGACCTGCCCGAGCCCTTCGTGCGGCTGATCGCCGGCATCGGCTCCTCGTTGCCGATCGTGCGCACCGCGCTGGGCACGTTCGACACCACCGCCCGGGTCATCCGCACCCGCGGGCTGATGGCCGCGGACTCCCCGCGCAAGACCGAGACGTCGATCGCGATGTTCGACGAGGCGGTCGACACCCGGGAGCTGCTCGACCGGCTGGCCGTCGTCCCCTCCGACGTGGTGACGCCGCTGATGTTCGAGCACGTGCTCACCGAGCGCAGCCGTGCGGCCCAGCAGCACGTCGTGCTCCCCGAGGGGGACGACGACCGGGTGCTGCGCGCCGCGGCCATCGTGCTGTCCCGCCGGATCGCCCGGCTGACGCTGCTCGGCGAGGAGAGCAGGGTGCGCGGCCGGGCCTCCGAGCTGGGCCTGGACATCGCCGAGGCCGCGGTGGTCGACCCCTTCGACGAGGAGCTGCGCGGACGCTTCGCCGAGGAGTACGCCCGACTGCGCGCGCACCGCGGGATGACCGTGGAGGCCGCCCGCGACGTCGTCCCGGACGTGTCGTACTTCGGCACGATGATGGTGCAGCTCGGCCTGGTCGACGGGATGGTCTCCGGCGCTGCGCACACCACCGCGCACACCATCCGGCCGGCGTTCGAGGTCATCCGCACCCGGCCCGGGGTGTCCGTGGTGTCCAGCGTCTTCCTCATGGCGCTGGCCGACCGGGTGCTGGTCTACGGCGACTGCGCGGTCAACCCCGAGCCCGACGCCGCCCAGCTGGCCGACATCGCGATCAGCTCGGCCGCCACGGCCAGCCGGTTCGGCATCGAGCCGCGGATCGCGATGCTGTCCTACTCGACCGGGGACAGCGGGTCCGGTGCCGACGTGGAGAAGGTGCGGGCCGCCACCGCGCTGGTCCGCGAGCGCGCCCCGGAGCTCGTCGTCGACGGGCCCATGCAGTACGACGCCGCGGCCGACCCGACGGTGGGTGCGTCGAAGATGCCGGGCTCGGCCGTCGCCGGGCGGGCCACCGTGTTCGTCTTCCCCGACCTGAACACCGGCAACAACACCTACAAGGCGGTCCAGCGCTCGGCCGGTGCGGTCGCCATGGGCCCGGTGCTGCAGGGCCTGAACAAGCCGGTCAACGACCTGTCCCGAGGGGCCACCGTGCGCGACATCGTCAACACCATCGCCATCACCGCGGTGCAGGCGGCCGGCTCGTGA
- a CDS encoding acetate kinase has product MSVVLVLNSGSSSLKYRLLDMADERVLAHGLVERIGAGGSIRHRTGDVDVTVETPLADHAAALELMTATFAEHGPDLAPGVVGHRVVHGGSRFSAPVVVDDDVESAVDELSSLAPLHNPPGLLGIRAARAAFPAVPQVAVFDTAFHATMPAEASTYAIDVDVAARFGVRRYGFHGSSHEYVSQVAAGLLGRPDAKLVVLHLGNGASACAVDAGRSVATSMGLTPLEGLVMGTRGGDLDPGALLHLMRNGLDADDLDTLLNRRSGLTGLTGSGDLRDVLGAAADGDDRAEAALRVYAHRIRGYVGAYLAHLGGLDGLVFTAGVGENSPEVRARVLDGLGHLGLALDPARNTAADRGPRVVSPDGAAVPVLVVPTDEELQIARHAVALAG; this is encoded by the coding sequence GTGAGCGTCGTCCTGGTGCTCAACAGCGGCTCCTCCTCGCTGAAGTACCGGCTGCTGGACATGGCCGACGAGCGGGTGCTCGCCCACGGCCTCGTCGAGCGGATCGGCGCCGGCGGCTCGATCCGGCACCGCACGGGCGACGTCGACGTGACCGTGGAGACCCCGCTGGCCGACCACGCCGCCGCGCTGGAGCTGATGACCGCGACCTTCGCCGAGCACGGGCCGGACCTCGCCCCCGGCGTGGTGGGTCACCGGGTGGTGCACGGCGGGTCCCGCTTCAGCGCCCCGGTGGTGGTCGACGACGACGTCGAGTCCGCCGTCGACGAGCTGTCCTCGCTGGCGCCGCTGCACAACCCGCCCGGGCTGCTGGGCATCCGGGCCGCCCGCGCGGCCTTCCCCGCCGTCCCGCAGGTGGCCGTGTTCGACACCGCCTTCCACGCCACGATGCCGGCGGAGGCCTCGACCTACGCGATCGACGTCGACGTCGCCGCCCGGTTCGGGGTGCGCCGCTACGGCTTCCACGGGAGCTCGCACGAGTACGTCTCCCAGGTGGCGGCCGGGCTGCTGGGTCGGCCCGACGCCAAGCTGGTGGTGCTGCACCTGGGCAACGGCGCCTCGGCCTGCGCGGTCGACGCCGGCCGGTCGGTCGCCACCTCCATGGGGCTCACCCCGCTGGAGGGCCTGGTCATGGGCACCCGCGGCGGTGACCTGGACCCCGGCGCCCTGCTGCACCTGATGCGCAACGGCCTGGACGCCGACGACCTGGACACGCTGCTGAACCGCCGCAGCGGGCTGACCGGGCTGACCGGCAGCGGCGACCTGCGCGACGTGCTGGGCGCAGCCGCGGACGGCGACGACCGGGCCGAGGCCGCGCTGCGCGTCTACGCGCACCGCATCCGCGGCTACGTGGGCGCCTACCTGGCCCACCTCGGGGGACTCGACGGGCTGGTCTTCACCGCGGGCGTGGGGGAGAACAGCCCCGAGGTGCGCGCCCGGGTGCTCGACGGGCTCGGGCACCTGGGGCTGGCCCTCGACCCGGCCCGCAACACCGCGGCCGACCGGGGACCCCGGGTGGTCAGCCCGGACGGCGCGGCGGTGCCCGTCCTGGTGGTGCCCACCGACGAGGAGCTGCAGATCGCCCGGCACGCGGTGGCCCTCGCCGGCTGA
- a CDS encoding DUF2695 domain-containing protein, whose amino-acid sequence MTHTPATEAEEFVAELAEALTAPDPGECVFCYLARMTGQFGCDTTPRWARRWRERCAPRATALLRRLAARGGFCDCEVFLNGWSYRADLLVLDPDSGLLDWPLEDPACEGVRAGSTQGCALWVPRRRDR is encoded by the coding sequence ATGACCCACACCCCCGCGACCGAGGCCGAGGAGTTCGTCGCCGAGCTCGCCGAGGCCCTCACCGCACCCGACCCCGGCGAGTGCGTCTTCTGCTACCTGGCCCGGATGACCGGCCAGTTCGGTTGCGACACCACGCCGCGCTGGGCCCGGCGCTGGCGCGAGCGCTGCGCACCGCGGGCCACCGCGCTGCTGCGCCGGCTGGCGGCCCGCGGCGGGTTCTGCGACTGCGAGGTGTTCCTGAACGGCTGGTCCTACCGCGCCGACCTGCTGGTGCTCGACCCCGACAGCGGCCTCCTCGACTGGCCGCTGGAGGACCCGGCCTGCGAGGGGGTGCGGGCCGGTTCGACGCAGGGGTGCGCGCTCTGGGTGCCCCGTCGGCGGGACCGGTGA
- a CDS encoding SRPBCC family protein, with the protein MGQVVATAERVVHAPAARVHAALADYAGTRQRIAGPQFSEYRVESGGQGAGTRVHWKLAATEKRVRDQVISVSELPDAGGLVESDANSSMVTTWTVRPAGADSSTVGVRTTWQGAGGIGGFFERTFAPKGLRRLYDGMLERLDADLT; encoded by the coding sequence ATGGGTCAGGTCGTCGCCACCGCAGAACGAGTCGTGCACGCCCCCGCCGCGCGGGTGCACGCCGCCCTCGCCGACTACGCGGGCACCCGCCAGCGCATCGCCGGCCCGCAGTTCAGCGAGTACCGGGTCGAGTCGGGCGGGCAGGGCGCCGGAACCCGGGTGCACTGGAAGCTCGCCGCCACCGAGAAGCGGGTCCGCGACCAGGTCATCTCGGTGTCCGAGCTCCCCGACGCCGGTGGCCTCGTGGAGAGCGACGCCAACTCCTCCATGGTCACCACCTGGACGGTGCGCCCGGCCGGGGCGGACAGCTCGACCGTGGGGGTCCGCACCACGTGGCAGGGCGCCGGCGGGATCGGTGGCTTCTTCGAGCGCACGTTCGCGCCGAAGGGCCTGCGCCGGCTCTACGACGGGATGCTCGAGAGGCTGGACGCCGACCTGACCTGA
- a CDS encoding NAD-dependent protein deacetylase — MDRVGAPLTDAGPVVAGLDDLAALVGNGNAVVLSGAGLSTDSGIPDYRGATGSLRRHTPMTWQTFTRDPAGRHRYWARSFVGWRQIAHARPNDGHRAVAALQHAGLLGGIVTQNVDGLHQAGGASDVLELHGGLDRTVCLQCGDVADRAALDVRLREANPGFRPEPVEGEVNPDGDVELPEEALDGFVMVDCLVCGGGPLKPDVVFFGETVPRERVDTAFDLVTCARSLVVLGSSLTVMSGYRFVLRAAKEGIPVAIVNSGPTRGDEKADVRVDAPLGRVLPELARRLAR, encoded by the coding sequence ATGGACCGTGTGGGTGCTCCGCTGACCGATGCCGGTCCCGTCGTCGCCGGGCTGGACGACCTCGCCGCGCTGGTCGGCAACGGCAACGCCGTGGTGCTGTCCGGGGCGGGGCTGTCCACCGACTCGGGCATCCCGGACTACCGGGGCGCCACCGGTTCGCTGCGTCGGCACACCCCGATGACCTGGCAGACCTTCACCCGCGACCCGGCCGGTCGGCACCGGTACTGGGCGCGCAGCTTCGTCGGCTGGCGGCAGATCGCGCACGCCCGCCCCAACGACGGGCATCGCGCGGTCGCGGCCCTGCAGCACGCCGGGCTGCTCGGCGGGATCGTCACCCAGAACGTCGACGGCCTGCACCAGGCCGGGGGCGCCTCGGACGTGCTGGAGCTGCACGGCGGGTTGGACCGCACGGTCTGCCTGCAGTGCGGGGACGTCGCCGACCGGGCCGCCCTCGACGTCCGGCTGCGGGAGGCCAACCCCGGCTTCCGGCCCGAGCCGGTGGAGGGCGAGGTCAACCCCGACGGCGACGTCGAGCTGCCCGAGGAGGCCCTCGACGGCTTCGTGATGGTCGACTGCCTCGTCTGCGGCGGGGGACCGCTCAAGCCCGACGTCGTCTTCTTCGGCGAGACCGTGCCGCGCGAGCGGGTCGACACCGCCTTCGACCTGGTCACCTGCGCCCGCTCGCTGGTCGTGCTGGGCTCGTCGTTGACCGTGATGAGCGGCTACCGCTTCGTGCTGCGCGCGGCCAAGGAGGGCATCCCGGTCGCGATCGTCAACTCCGGGCCCACCCGGGGTGACGAGAAGGCCGACGTGCGCGTCGACGCGCCCCTGGGCCGGGTGCTGCCCGAGCTGGCCCGCCGGCTCGCCCGGTGA
- a CDS encoding biopolymer transporter Tol, with amino-acid sequence MTREVEHTADGRWIVVDGRRWRTQDPQLPDDVREQLLHHLGVGRSGVRTAKKAGDDDAVRAARARVQAAKTGLGERGTAWWEQSDDERRTRWEHALTELAALD; translated from the coding sequence GTGACCCGCGAGGTCGAGCACACCGCCGACGGTCGCTGGATCGTCGTCGACGGCCGGCGCTGGCGCACCCAGGACCCCCAGCTGCCCGACGACGTGCGCGAGCAGCTGCTGCACCACCTGGGCGTGGGACGCAGCGGGGTGCGGACGGCGAAGAAGGCCGGCGACGACGACGCGGTGCGTGCGGCGCGGGCCCGGGTGCAGGCGGCTAAGACCGGGCTGGGGGAGCGCGGCACGGCGTGGTGGGAGCAGTCCGACGACGAGCGCCGGACCCGCTGGGAGCACGCGCTCACCGAGCTGGCCGCGCTGGACTGA
- a CDS encoding phosphotransferase codes for MSTPAGAAVAAAVACAGRLGLTCADPRLLSDGVNAVVHLAPAPVVARVATATRLLRPDVSRTFGREVALATALTAAGAAVVPPSDLLPPGPHVQDGLVLSFWRFAELTGEQPTAQVAGRALGELHEVLASLPAPAGAFLDTPLEDVAVFAATGADLGARPDHVERVGALLEAVRPRLAGPSGALHGDAHPGNLLGTTTGWRWTDLEDTSPGPVGWDLACLRSTGRLDGRAAVDATPHPLSDADLEPLLLLRLLHGAAWSQVVASRDPGYRRQADERLAAAVAEVGRRLRA; via the coding sequence GTGAGCACCCCGGCCGGCGCGGCGGTCGCGGCTGCGGTCGCCTGCGCCGGCCGGCTCGGACTGACCTGCGCGGATCCCCGGCTGCTCTCCGACGGTGTCAACGCGGTGGTCCACCTGGCGCCGGCCCCGGTGGTCGCCCGGGTGGCGACGGCCACCCGACTGCTCCGACCCGACGTCTCGCGCACGTTCGGCCGGGAGGTGGCGCTGGCGACGGCGCTCACCGCCGCGGGCGCCGCCGTCGTCCCCCCGTCGGACCTGCTCCCGCCCGGCCCCCACGTGCAGGACGGCCTGGTGCTGTCCTTCTGGCGGTTTGCCGAGCTGACCGGTGAGCAGCCGACCGCGCAGGTGGCCGGCCGGGCCCTCGGTGAGCTGCACGAGGTGCTCGCGAGCCTGCCCGCGCCGGCGGGCGCCTTCCTGGACACCCCGCTCGAGGACGTCGCGGTCTTCGCCGCCACCGGCGCGGACCTCGGGGCACGGCCGGACCACGTGGAGCGGGTCGGTGCACTGCTGGAGGCGGTGCGCCCCCGGCTGGCCGGACCGTCGGGGGCGCTGCACGGGGACGCGCACCCCGGGAACCTGCTGGGCACCACGACGGGTTGGCGGTGGACCGACCTGGAGGACACCTCACCCGGGCCGGTCGGCTGGGACCTGGCCTGCCTGCGTTCCACCGGCCGGCTGGACGGCCGGGCCGCGGTGGACGCCACCCCGCACCCGCTGTCGGACGCCGACCTCGAGCCGCTCCTGCTGCTGCGCCTGCTGCACGGGGCGGCCTGGTCCCAGGTCGTGGCGTCCCGGGACCCCGGGTACCGCCGACAGGCCGACGAGCGGCTGGCCGCGGCCGTCGCCGAGGTGGGCCGGCGCCTGCGGGCGTGA